The Gallaecimonas xiamenensis 3-C-1 genome includes a region encoding these proteins:
- a CDS encoding YbaY family lipoprotein, with protein sequence MARIPGLLLALWLCACSAPAPLGLAGTLILPEGAQLPVGARVTVSLEQFSTADGPVHTLAKAELEPDHWPLAFRLSLPPALAQSKGQYVLNAWVTDGSGQLLFVHRVHKSRNGRHLTDPARIQLVPVGR encoded by the coding sequence ATGGCAAGAATACCCGGCCTGCTGCTGGCCCTTTGGCTTTGCGCCTGCTCAGCCCCCGCCCCCTTGGGGTTGGCCGGGACTCTGATCCTGCCTGAAGGGGCCCAGTTGCCGGTCGGCGCCCGGGTTACCGTTTCCCTGGAGCAGTTCTCCACCGCCGACGGCCCAGTCCATACCCTGGCCAAGGCCGAGCTAGAACCGGACCATTGGCCATTGGCATTTCGTTTGTCCCTGCCACCGGCCCTGGCCCAGTCCAAGGGCCAATACGTGCTCAATGCCTGGGTAACCGACGGCAGCGGCCAGCTGTTATTTGTCCATCGCGTTCACAAGAGCCGCAATGGCCGCCACCTGACCGACCCGGCCCGCATCCAGTTGGTGCCCGTAGGCCGCTAA
- a CDS encoding heme biosynthesis HemY N-terminal domain-containing protein produces MIRLLILLGLLIAGLAAGPMLMGETGYVLVALGRWTLETSVVGLAFMVLALLVLVWCLDWLVRRLARSFGSSRSWFADRGGRRAHKKASKAWEQLWQGQYGQAGAALAAAVPHAPLPDFPRLAAAYAEHKAGDKAERDRLLAELEQPLAAPAMLLHLGDLAAARQAFDALADGLRSSKAGNQLAARLALAEGELALLWPHLDSLSDVERDHYYLPAFQARAQVAASEGLASLSRLEQVLDRHSRQNPEILAVLASSYAQAGDKAKGLELLMGAIKREPAPALLAVLPQLVGHEDAGATQRQLLKWHHKRDRDPALLAALGQLSLLQGDLREGQRYLEAALALRDERQWRQALAEVLARQGDHKGAVELYRQLA; encoded by the coding sequence ATGATCCGGCTGCTTATCCTGTTGGGCCTGCTGATCGCCGGCCTGGCGGCCGGTCCCATGCTGATGGGGGAAACCGGTTATGTGCTGGTGGCCCTGGGCCGCTGGACCCTGGAAACTTCGGTGGTGGGCCTGGCCTTTATGGTGCTGGCACTGCTGGTGCTGGTGTGGTGCCTGGACTGGCTGGTGCGCCGCCTGGCCCGCTCCTTTGGTTCGTCCCGCAGCTGGTTTGCCGACCGTGGTGGCCGCCGTGCCCATAAGAAGGCCTCCAAGGCCTGGGAACAGCTCTGGCAGGGCCAATATGGCCAAGCCGGCGCCGCCTTGGCGGCAGCTGTTCCCCATGCCCCCCTGCCCGACTTTCCGCGCCTGGCGGCGGCCTATGCCGAGCATAAGGCCGGTGACAAGGCCGAGCGCGACCGCCTGCTGGCGGAGCTGGAGCAGCCCTTGGCAGCCCCGGCCATGTTGCTGCACCTGGGGGATCTGGCGGCGGCTCGCCAGGCCTTCGACGCCCTGGCCGACGGCCTGCGCAGCAGCAAGGCCGGCAACCAGTTGGCGGCTCGTCTGGCCTTGGCCGAAGGGGAACTGGCCCTGCTCTGGCCGCACCTGGACAGCCTGAGCGACGTGGAAAGGGACCACTACTACCTGCCCGCCTTCCAGGCCAGGGCCCAGGTAGCGGCCTCAGAGGGCTTGGCCAGCCTGTCCCGCCTGGAGCAGGTGCTGGACCGGCACAGCCGCCAAAACCCCGAGATACTGGCGGTGTTGGCCAGCAGTTACGCCCAAGCCGGCGACAAGGCCAAGGGCCTGGAACTGCTGATGGGCGCCATCAAGCGGGAGCCGGCACCGGCACTGCTGGCAGTGTTACCGCAACTGGTGGGCCATGAAGATGCGGGAGCCACCCAGCGCCAACTGCTCAAATGGCACCACAAGCGGGACCGGGATCCGGCCTTGCTGGCCGCCCTGGGCCAGCTCAGCCTGCTGCAGGGAGACCTGCGCGAAGGCCAGCGCTACCTGGAAGCGGCCCTGGCCCTGCGGGACGAACGCCAGTGGCGTCAGGCCCTGGCCGAGGTGTTGGCTCGCCAGGGGGACCACAAAGGGGCTGTAGAGCTGTATCGCCAGCTCGCCTGA
- a CDS encoding uroporphyrinogen-III synthase, translating into MSLLIVRPQPQAERLAARLAEAAIAHQVSPLLTISPVDPAPELATELADAQWVVAVSVHAVAGLPSPLPKGPRYAAVGEATAQALREAGADAVLVADPPDSEGLLAQPALAKVQDERILIARGNGGRELLAKTLAGRGAQVQVREVYRRQPVHLAPEQVLAWQDAGVDQVQVTSCSLLDALLATTPPPLKEWLLGLTLLVPSARVAEYAQGQGFSRLVQLKDASDEAIIHYFKDSAAPMTDNTETPKTPAPAPAAAQAPKTKEAPKGNSKVSVALALLALLLGAGALGLSGWTAYQQWLLASAPKAPQVDPAEVSALQSTSRSQAAGLAEQSRLLKEQDQALAKLRQQLLKLQQDKADTQSWPREEAAMLVRMANRRLYLSQDLNVAKALLRDADNALRLMPETSELLAWRQAIAADLANLAAQADIDRTALAMRLAGLSAQVAKLPLNTVKLPDVSDQREDLTLTQDSGDWRDNLSKSWQSFADNFIKIRKREDEVAPLMSPSHEAYLREALALALNEAKLAMFAGDQSRYQASLRQVRDWLDGYADSDADATKAFVAELDKLLEMPVSLSLPGQLDALRWAEAKS; encoded by the coding sequence ATGAGCCTTCTTATCGTCAGGCCACAACCCCAGGCCGAGCGGCTTGCCGCCCGCCTGGCCGAGGCCGCCATAGCCCATCAGGTCAGCCCTTTGCTGACCATCAGCCCGGTGGACCCTGCTCCGGAATTGGCTACCGAGCTGGCCGACGCCCAGTGGGTGGTGGCGGTGTCGGTGCATGCCGTGGCCGGGCTACCCTCGCCTCTACCCAAGGGCCCCCGTTACGCCGCTGTCGGCGAAGCCACGGCCCAGGCCCTGCGTGAGGCCGGCGCCGATGCGGTGCTGGTGGCCGACCCGCCGGATTCCGAAGGGTTGCTGGCCCAGCCGGCCCTGGCCAAGGTCCAGGACGAACGTATCCTGATCGCCAGGGGCAACGGTGGCCGCGAGCTGCTGGCCAAGACCCTGGCCGGGCGGGGCGCCCAGGTCCAGGTACGGGAAGTTTACCGGCGCCAACCTGTGCACCTGGCCCCGGAACAGGTGCTGGCCTGGCAGGACGCCGGTGTCGACCAGGTGCAGGTCACCTCCTGCAGCCTGCTGGACGCCCTTTTGGCCACCACGCCCCCTCCCCTTAAAGAGTGGCTGCTGGGCCTGACCCTGCTGGTACCCTCGGCACGGGTGGCCGAATACGCCCAAGGCCAGGGTTTCAGCCGGCTGGTGCAGCTCAAGGACGCCTCCGACGAGGCTATCATTCATTATTTCAAGGACAGCGCCGCCCCCATGACGGACAACACCGAGACTCCCAAAACACCGGCTCCGGCTCCGGCCGCTGCCCAAGCTCCCAAGACCAAGGAGGCCCCCAAGGGCAACAGCAAGGTCTCTGTCGCCCTGGCCCTGCTGGCCTTGTTGCTGGGTGCTGGCGCTTTAGGCCTGAGTGGCTGGACCGCCTACCAGCAATGGCTGCTGGCCAGCGCCCCCAAAGCTCCCCAAGTAGACCCGGCCGAGGTCAGCGCCCTGCAAAGCACCAGCCGCAGCCAGGCTGCTGGTCTGGCCGAGCAGAGCCGCCTGCTCAAAGAACAGGACCAGGCCCTGGCCAAACTGCGCCAACAGCTGCTTAAACTGCAACAGGACAAGGCCGACACCCAGAGCTGGCCCCGTGAAGAAGCGGCCATGCTGGTGCGGATGGCCAATCGCCGCCTCTACCTGAGCCAGGATCTGAACGTGGCCAAGGCGTTGCTGCGTGACGCCGACAATGCCCTGCGCCTCATGCCGGAGACCAGCGAGCTGCTGGCCTGGCGCCAGGCCATCGCCGCCGACCTGGCCAACCTGGCCGCCCAGGCCGATATCGACCGCACCGCCCTTGCCATGCGCCTGGCCGGGTTGTCGGCGCAGGTGGCCAAGCTGCCCCTGAACACCGTCAAGCTGCCCGACGTCAGCGACCAACGCGAAGATCTGACCCTGACCCAGGACAGCGGCGACTGGCGCGACAACCTGTCCAAGTCCTGGCAGAGCTTTGCAGACAATTTCATCAAGATCCGCAAGCGTGAAGACGAAGTGGCCCCCCTGATGAGCCCCAGCCACGAGGCCTATCTGCGCGAAGCCCTGGCCCTGGCCCTTAACGAAGCCAAGCTGGCCATGTTTGCCGGCGACCAGAGCCGCTACCAGGCCAGCCTGCGTCAGGTTCGCGACTGGTTGGACGGCTACGCCGACAGCGATGCCGACGCCACCAAGGCCTTTGTGGCCGAGCTGGACAAGCTGCTGGAAATGCCGGTGAGCCTGAGCCTGCCCGGCCAGCTCGATGCCCTGCGCTGGGCGGAGGCCAAGTCATGA
- the hemC gene encoding hydroxymethylbilane synthase, whose translation MSQPVRIATRQSPLALWQAEYVKAALEAAHPGLVVELVPMVTKGDKILDTPLAKVGGKGLFVKELEVAMLEGRADIAVHSMKDVPVDFPEGLGLVTICEREDPLDAFVSNHYPNLEALPAGAVVGTSSLRRQCQLRARRPDLVVKDLRGNVNTRLAKLDDGQYDAIILACAGLKRLGMGHRIKSALSAEQSLPAVGQGAVGIEARLNDQRILALLAPLGHEATRIRVAAERAMNSRLEGGCQVPIGSFALLDGDQLWLRGLVGQPDGSAIVEGEVRGPASQAEQLGQQLGQQLLDAGAKAILEAVYGRRL comes from the coding sequence ATGTCTCAACCCGTGCGTATTGCCACCCGGCAAAGCCCCCTGGCCCTTTGGCAGGCCGAGTATGTCAAAGCGGCCCTGGAAGCCGCCCACCCCGGCCTGGTGGTGGAGCTGGTGCCCATGGTCACCAAGGGCGACAAGATCCTCGACACCCCCCTGGCCAAGGTGGGTGGCAAGGGGCTCTTCGTCAAGGAGCTGGAAGTGGCCATGCTCGAAGGCCGGGCCGACATCGCCGTGCATTCCATGAAAGACGTGCCGGTGGATTTCCCCGAGGGGTTGGGCCTGGTCACCATCTGTGAACGGGAAGACCCCCTGGACGCCTTTGTCTCCAACCATTACCCCAACCTTGAAGCCTTGCCGGCCGGTGCCGTGGTCGGTACCTCCAGCTTGCGCCGCCAATGCCAGCTCAGGGCCCGCCGCCCCGACTTGGTGGTCAAGGACCTGCGGGGCAACGTCAACACCCGCCTGGCCAAGCTGGACGACGGCCAGTATGACGCCATCATCCTGGCCTGTGCCGGCCTCAAGCGCCTGGGCATGGGCCATCGCATCAAGAGCGCCCTGAGCGCCGAACAGAGCCTGCCGGCCGTGGGCCAGGGCGCCGTCGGCATCGAAGCCCGCCTTAACGACCAGCGCATCCTCGCCCTGCTGGCCCCCCTTGGCCATGAAGCCACCCGCATCCGGGTAGCCGCCGAGCGGGCCATGAACAGCCGCCTGGAAGGGGGCTGCCAGGTTCCCATCGGCAGCTTTGCCCTGCTGGACGGCGACCAACTGTGGCTGCGCGGCCTGGTGGGTCAACCGGATGGCAGTGCCATAGTGGAAGGTGAAGTGCGGGGGCCGGCCAGTCAGGCCGAACAACTGGGCCAGCAACTGGGCCAGCAACTGCTGGACGCCGGTGCCAAGGCCATACTGGAAGCGGTTTACGGAAGACGCTTATGA
- a CDS encoding DUF2914 domain-containing protein, with protein MPRWAWIGLLGLALPALAQDLQLARSLLCRDVVQREPAGIIEAEQLPAGVDKLVLFTEIKDGSGQKVHHRWYHNGELQADVALRIGADRWRTWSEKKVSPGQWRLEVLNDGGDLLYQRTLTLGPVESPSP; from the coding sequence ATGCCAAGATGGGCGTGGATCGGGCTATTGGGATTGGCCTTGCCGGCCCTGGCCCAAGACCTGCAACTGGCTCGCTCCCTGTTGTGCCGGGACGTGGTGCAGCGGGAACCGGCCGGTATCATAGAAGCCGAGCAACTGCCGGCCGGGGTCGACAAGCTGGTGCTCTTTACCGAGATCAAAGACGGCAGCGGCCAGAAGGTGCATCATCGCTGGTACCACAATGGCGAGCTGCAGGCGGACGTGGCGCTGCGCATCGGCGCCGACCGCTGGCGCACCTGGTCGGAAAAGAAGGTCAGCCCAGGTCAGTGGCGCCTGGAAGTGCTGAACGATGGCGGCGATTTGCTTTACCAGCGGACTTTGACCCTGGGGCCCGTCGAAAGCCCGTCCCCCTAG
- a CDS encoding class I adenylate cyclase, with translation MSNLSLDELTLNIAALHAERRRLARQAMTPQAAMVFDLVPALLHCQHPALPGGEEEAPHGVNGVEDQPLRRRLANRLGIETQTPVQHDIQAVYSMGSTGTLGQTRCSDLDIWVCHRPSLGAAQRAALEAKCQRLTDWGKGQGMDLTFFLIDPDEFRQGNKQGMSGESCGSFQHWLLLDEFYRSAICLAGQLPVWLLISPDDRRPYLQAKAHLFANGVDPEQWIDLGAPDPIPPDEFLGSMLWLLYKGIENPYKALLKLTLMSVYARQFPKVKLLSNEFRRALHQGETEILALDPYVQLEAYLARQGLAPADLEMARGCLYLKCGGDNLMELSQHHAQVLGDLAQSWGWDLARRQQFQAHRDWPLVELKQWHQRLREQMLAGLHEARELFRRTGTVSRLCPIELTVLSRKLDATFAEKPHKLPQLCLPPGVDVGQPTLVVKADDQWQLNCPQSGKTLYQWTELPGLLAWCLLNGFITNQTELKLECDKLDLDTLDSLCRSLTWLSQKPDPADQILAQPAQLERAQILINLEQDATDHIKVKRSDLDCDPLNFGKDREVLVNELTLVLRNTWGEAMVQTFRGERALAELLLVLLPLLPKDALANKRVHIHCFASQLGETIAHRVMDLIAKAQERLAQGPWTLCVGNSKWVFWRQAGELRWQEMTDPVAFYARLSAAKLEQQNRAQDHQVPPPVYGHALCGLVQFFFINRQDGYSLYVSNEHNQISYYHYPAMDKANLVTLISRFYTQKESLCPSTTFNLPQYYELSENEEGWQMQPLTTTTLSEP, from the coding sequence ATGTCTAACCTCAGTCTCGACGAACTCACCCTGAACATTGCTGCCCTGCATGCCGAGCGCCGCCGTCTGGCCCGCCAGGCCATGACCCCGCAGGCAGCCATGGTATTCGACCTGGTGCCAGCCCTGCTGCATTGCCAGCACCCGGCCCTGCCCGGCGGTGAGGAAGAGGCCCCCCATGGGGTCAACGGCGTCGAAGACCAGCCCTTGCGCCGGCGCCTGGCCAACCGCCTGGGCATCGAGACCCAAACCCCGGTCCAACACGACATCCAAGCCGTCTATTCCATGGGGTCCACCGGCACCCTGGGCCAGACCCGCTGTTCGGACCTGGACATCTGGGTCTGCCACAGGCCCAGCCTGGGCGCTGCCCAACGCGCCGCCCTCGAGGCCAAGTGCCAGCGCCTGACCGACTGGGGCAAGGGCCAGGGCATGGACCTGACCTTCTTCCTGATCGACCCGGACGAATTCCGCCAAGGCAACAAGCAGGGCATGAGCGGCGAGTCCTGCGGCAGCTTCCAGCACTGGCTGCTGCTGGACGAGTTCTACCGCAGCGCCATCTGCCTGGCCGGCCAGTTGCCGGTGTGGCTGTTGATTTCCCCGGATGACCGCCGCCCCTATCTGCAGGCCAAGGCTCACCTCTTCGCCAACGGCGTCGACCCGGAGCAGTGGATTGACCTGGGCGCCCCCGATCCCATACCGCCGGACGAGTTCCTGGGCTCCATGCTCTGGCTGCTCTACAAGGGCATTGAAAACCCCTACAAGGCGCTGCTGAAGCTGACCCTGATGTCGGTCTACGCCCGCCAGTTCCCCAAGGTCAAACTGCTCAGCAACGAGTTCCGCCGGGCCCTGCACCAGGGGGAGACCGAGATCCTGGCCCTGGACCCTTACGTGCAGCTGGAAGCCTACCTGGCCCGCCAGGGCCTGGCTCCGGCCGACCTGGAAATGGCCCGTGGCTGTCTCTACCTCAAATGCGGCGGCGACAACCTGATGGAGCTGTCCCAGCACCATGCCCAGGTGCTGGGGGACCTGGCCCAGTCCTGGGGCTGGGACCTGGCCCGGCGCCAGCAATTTCAGGCCCACCGCGACTGGCCACTGGTGGAACTCAAGCAATGGCATCAGCGCCTGCGCGAGCAGATGCTGGCCGGCCTGCACGAAGCCAGGGAACTGTTCCGCCGCACCGGCACCGTATCGCGCCTGTGCCCCATTGAACTGACGGTGCTGAGCCGCAAGCTGGACGCCACCTTCGCCGAAAAGCCCCACAAGCTGCCTCAGCTGTGTCTGCCCCCCGGGGTGGACGTGGGCCAGCCGACCCTGGTGGTCAAGGCCGATGACCAGTGGCAGCTCAACTGCCCCCAGTCCGGCAAGACTCTCTACCAATGGACCGAGCTGCCGGGTCTGTTGGCCTGGTGTTTGCTCAACGGCTTTATCACCAACCAAACCGAACTCAAGCTCGAATGCGACAAGCTGGACCTGGACACCCTGGACAGCCTTTGTCGCAGCCTGACCTGGCTGAGCCAAAAGCCCGACCCGGCCGACCAGATCCTGGCCCAGCCGGCCCAGTTAGAAAGGGCCCAGATCCTTATCAACCTGGAGCAGGACGCCACCGACCATATCAAGGTCAAGCGCAGCGACCTGGACTGCGACCCCTTGAATTTCGGCAAGGACAGGGAAGTGCTGGTCAACGAACTGACCCTGGTGCTGCGCAACACCTGGGGTGAAGCCATGGTGCAGACCTTCAGGGGCGAGCGGGCCCTGGCCGAACTGCTGCTGGTGTTGCTGCCGCTGCTGCCCAAGGACGCCCTGGCCAACAAGCGGGTACATATCCATTGCTTTGCCAGCCAGTTGGGGGAAACCATAGCCCACCGGGTGATGGACCTTATCGCCAAGGCACAGGAACGGCTGGCCCAGGGGCCCTGGACCCTGTGCGTGGGCAATAGCAAGTGGGTGTTCTGGCGCCAGGCCGGTGAACTGCGCTGGCAGGAGATGACCGATCCGGTGGCCTTCTATGCCCGGCTGTCGGCGGCCAAACTGGAGCAGCAAAACCGCGCCCAGGACCATCAGGTGCCGCCACCTGTGTACGGCCACGCCCTGTGCGGCCTGGTGCAGTTCTTCTTTATTAACCGCCAGGACGGTTACAGCCTGTACGTGTCCAACGAACACAACCAGATCAGCTATTACCACTATCCGGCCATGGACAAGGCCAACCTGGTGACCCTGATCAGCCGCTTCTACACCCAGAAAGAAAGCCTGTGCCCCAGCACCACCTTCAACCTGCCGCAGTATTACGAGCTGTCGGAAAATGAAGAGGGCTGGCAGATGCAGCCCTTGACCACCACGACCCTGTCAGAGCCCTAA
- the cyaY gene encoding iron donor protein CyaY — protein sequence MNDSQYEDITDALLLAIEDAVESAAEQNGLDIEVESVGGKVDLIFPDRSKIILNKQPPLQQIWVATKFNGHHFGFQDGQWIDVRSGAELFAFLDEAVSRQAGSAITLGL from the coding sequence ATGAACGACAGCCAGTACGAGGACATCACAGACGCCCTGTTGTTGGCCATTGAAGACGCAGTGGAAAGTGCCGCCGAACAGAACGGCCTGGACATCGAAGTGGAGTCGGTTGGCGGCAAGGTGGACCTGATCTTCCCGGACCGCAGCAAGATCATCCTCAACAAGCAGCCGCCGCTGCAGCAGATCTGGGTGGCCACCAAGTTCAACGGCCACCATTTCGGCTTCCAGGACGGGCAATGGATAGACGTGCGTTCCGGCGCCGAGCTCTTTGCCTTCTTGGATGAAGCCGTCAGCCGTCAGGCCGGCAGCGCCATCACCTTAGGGCTCTGA
- the lptM gene encoding LPS translocon maturation chaperone LptM, which yields MRKRLFFLAIVGLLLAGCGQKGPLYMPQPAPDNQPSEPQS from the coding sequence GTGAGAAAGCGCCTCTTTTTCCTGGCCATCGTTGGCCTGCTCCTCGCTGGTTGTGGCCAGAAGGGCCCGCTTTACATGCCGCAACCGGCACCGGACAACCAGCCCAGCGAGCCCCAATCATGA
- the lysA gene encoding diaminopimelate decarboxylase has product MSHHYQNQQLMLEDAAVADLADQFGTPLYLYSRAAIEQAYQAFASPLKGRKHLICFAVKANSNLAVLNLLARLGAGFDIVSGGELARVLAAGGDPAKVVFSGVGKTRSEMAQALKAGIHCFNVESVAELDRLNGVAGELGLVAPISIRVNPDVDAKTHPYIATGLKENKFGIDILMAPDAFRKAASLPNLKVLGVDCHIGSQLTETEPFVAALKRLLALREQLQADGIELAHIDIGGGLGVTYTDEQPPKPADYLAEILPLIPAGLTLVLEPGRALVANAGLLVGRVEMTKDNGFKRFVILDTGMNDLMRPTLYQAVMPVLPINQAQQNGPLSDLVGPVCETGDWLAKDVPLGAEEGDLVAIGGAGAYGFVMSSQYNSRPRAAEVMVQGSQAVLIRQRETVESLWAGEQLLPEASC; this is encoded by the coding sequence ATGAGCCACCACTATCAGAACCAGCAGCTGATGCTGGAAGACGCCGCCGTGGCCGACCTGGCCGACCAGTTCGGCACGCCCCTTTATCTCTACTCCCGAGCCGCCATAGAGCAGGCTTACCAGGCCTTTGCCAGCCCCCTTAAAGGGCGCAAGCACCTGATCTGCTTTGCGGTCAAAGCCAACTCCAACCTGGCGGTACTGAACCTGCTGGCCCGCCTGGGCGCCGGTTTTGACATCGTCTCAGGCGGCGAGCTGGCACGGGTACTGGCCGCCGGTGGCGACCCGGCCAAGGTGGTGTTTTCCGGGGTCGGCAAGACCCGCAGCGAAATGGCCCAGGCCCTCAAGGCCGGCATCCACTGCTTTAACGTCGAATCAGTGGCCGAGCTGGATCGCCTCAACGGCGTGGCCGGCGAACTGGGCCTGGTGGCCCCCATCAGCATCCGCGTCAACCCCGACGTGGACGCCAAGACCCACCCCTACATCGCCACCGGCCTCAAGGAAAACAAGTTCGGCATCGACATCCTGATGGCCCCGGACGCCTTCCGTAAAGCCGCCAGCCTGCCCAACCTCAAGGTGCTGGGGGTGGACTGCCATATCGGCTCCCAGCTGACCGAAACCGAGCCCTTCGTGGCCGCCCTTAAGCGGCTGCTGGCCCTGCGCGAGCAGCTGCAGGCCGACGGCATCGAGCTGGCCCATATCGATATCGGCGGCGGCCTGGGGGTCACCTACACCGACGAGCAGCCCCCCAAGCCGGCCGACTACCTGGCCGAGATACTGCCGCTGATCCCCGCCGGTTTGACCCTGGTGCTGGAGCCGGGCCGGGCCCTGGTGGCCAATGCCGGCCTGTTGGTGGGCAGGGTGGAGATGACCAAGGACAACGGCTTCAAGCGCTTCGTGATCCTCGACACCGGCATGAACGATTTGATGCGCCCCACCCTCTATCAGGCGGTGATGCCGGTGCTGCCCATCAACCAGGCCCAGCAAAACGGCCCCCTTTCCGACCTGGTGGGCCCGGTCTGCGAAACCGGCGACTGGCTGGCCAAAGACGTGCCTCTGGGCGCCGAGGAAGGGGACCTGGTGGCCATTGGCGGCGCCGGGGCCTATGGTTTTGTGATGAGTTCCCAGTACAACAGCAGGCCCAGGGCGGCCGAAGTGATGGTGCAGGGTAGCCAGGCAGTGCTGATCCGCCAGCGGGAGACCGTGGAGAGCCTTTGGGCCGGTGAACAGCTGCTGCCGGAGGCGTCATGCTAG
- the dapF gene encoding diaminopimelate epimerase — MLVQFSKMHGLGNDFMVVDNVTQNAFFSAEQIQKLADRHTGIGFDQLLVVEPPYDPDLDFHYRIFNADGSEVEQCGNGARCFARFVRLKGLTNKNRIKVSTKNGKITLNIDKDNLVTVNMGVPVLDPGQVPFRAQKEEKTYILREGDQTFFIGAVSMGNPHCVLTVDSVKDAEVEQVGPLLGSSDRFPEGVNVGFMEVQSRDRIRLRVFERGSGETQACGSGACAAVVVGQLQEKLGRKVQVDLPGGTLSISWAGPGEPLYMTGPAEHVYDGQIHL, encoded by the coding sequence ATGCTAGTCCAGTTCTCCAAAATGCACGGCCTGGGCAACGACTTTATGGTGGTGGACAACGTCACCCAGAACGCCTTTTTCTCGGCCGAACAGATCCAGAAGCTCGCCGATCGCCACACCGGCATCGGCTTTGACCAGCTGCTGGTGGTGGAGCCGCCCTACGATCCGGACCTGGACTTTCATTACCGGATCTTCAACGCCGACGGTTCCGAGGTGGAGCAGTGCGGCAACGGCGCCCGCTGCTTTGCCCGTTTCGTGCGGCTTAAGGGTCTGACCAACAAGAACCGGATCAAGGTGTCCACCAAGAACGGCAAAATCACCCTGAACATCGACAAGGACAACCTGGTCACGGTGAACATGGGTGTGCCGGTGCTGGACCCGGGCCAGGTACCCTTTCGGGCCCAGAAGGAAGAAAAGACCTACATACTGCGGGAAGGTGACCAGACCTTCTTTATCGGCGCCGTGTCCATGGGCAACCCCCATTGCGTGTTGACCGTAGACAGCGTCAAGGACGCCGAGGTGGAACAGGTGGGGCCGCTGCTGGGCAGCTCCGACCGTTTCCCCGAAGGGGTCAACGTCGGTTTCATGGAAGTGCAGAGCCGCGACCGCATTCGGTTGCGGGTCTTTGAACGGGGCAGCGGCGAAACCCAGGCCTGTGGCAGCGGCGCCTGCGCCGCCGTGGTGGTGGGGCAACTGCAGGAGAAACTGGGCCGCAAGGTCCAGGTGGACTTGCCAGGCGGCACCCTGAGCATCAGCTGGGCGGGCCCGGGAGAGCCCCTGTATATGACAGGCCCGGCCGAACACGTTTACGACGGACAGATCCATCTATGA
- a CDS encoding DUF484 family protein, which produces MSESNTASLLALDEDLIAEYLESNPDFFCRNPELLVRLRLPHGERGTVSLLERQLELARHRHRDLEEEITALLGVAAHNEQVARACHRLGVDVMGASTLDQLLALLSEGVRLHLGMEISRLVLCSRLAETQHKALATVYERLKKGPYFGRLTEDEKRLLLGHVPQRAESLALMPVRHQGQLLGIWVIASPDAGHFQPDMDALLISQLCEVLALRIAALSHGKLR; this is translated from the coding sequence ATGAGCGAGAGCAACACCGCCAGCCTGCTGGCTTTGGACGAAGACCTCATCGCCGAGTACCTGGAGTCGAACCCGGACTTTTTCTGCCGCAACCCCGAGCTGCTGGTCAGGCTGCGCCTGCCCCACGGCGAGCGCGGCACCGTCTCCTTGCTGGAGCGCCAGCTGGAGCTGGCCCGCCACCGTCACCGTGACCTGGAAGAAGAGATCACCGCCCTGCTCGGCGTGGCCGCCCACAACGAGCAGGTAGCCCGCGCCTGCCACCGCCTGGGGGTAGATGTGATGGGGGCCAGCACCCTGGATCAACTGCTGGCCCTGCTCAGCGAAGGGGTGCGCTTGCACCTGGGCATGGAGATCAGCCGGCTGGTGCTCTGCTCTCGCCTGGCGGAAACCCAGCACAAGGCCCTTGCCACCGTTTACGAACGGCTGAAAAAAGGCCCTTACTTCGGCCGCCTCACCGAGGATGAAAAGCGCCTGCTGCTGGGCCATGTGCCGCAGCGGGCCGAGTCCCTGGCCTTGATGCCGGTGCGCCACCAGGGCCAATTGCTGGGGATCTGGGTGATTGCCTCCCCCGATGCCGGTCATTTCCAGCCGGATATGGACGCCCTGCTTATCAGTCAGCTCTGCGAAGTGCTGGCCCTTAGGATAGCGGCCCTGAGCCATGGCAAGCTTCGCTGA